The Elaeis guineensis isolate ETL-2024a chromosome 13, EG11, whole genome shotgun sequence genome includes a region encoding these proteins:
- the LOC105056407 gene encoding serine/threonine-protein kinase BRI1-like 2: protein MTMKNHLQLFFPASVLLLLYVFLPSLSSSTVDHKQDVYSSTKTDGEALLLFKNSIQKDPNGVLSSWQLNRNPCSWYGVSCDIGRATQLNLSGCNLSGTLSFYSLSSLDMLSVLNLSNNVFYINSSTSLLQLPHALKQLDLSSAGVVGLIREDFLSIYPNLMHLNLSHNNLTGSVPENLLAKSENLQVFDLSFNNLSSSISDLKFGNSCKSLLYMDLSVNNMIDIIPSSLSNCTNLKTLNLSFNALVGEIPQAFGELRSLEKLDLSYNHLTGSIPYGLANACGSLQQLKLSNNNISGLIPDSFYSCYSLQLLDLANNNISGLFPNDVLRNLVSLESLLLSNNFISGPFPSSISACKRLKIADFSSNKVTGVMPPDICSSESLLEELRVPDNLITGQLPPQLSNCSHLRTIDLSINYLQGIIPPEFGLLKNLEHLMLWFNGLHGQIPAELGQCSQLRNLILNNNFIGGDIPVELFNCSKLEWISLTSNGITGRILPEFGWLSRLAVLQLANNSLGGEIPEELGNCRSLVWLDLNSNHLTGEIPPRLGRQLGAKALSGILSGNTLAFVRNVGNSCKGVGGLLEFAGIRPERLLQVPTLKTCDFTRLYSGAALSDWTHYQTLEYLDLSYNELHGSIPEEFGDMVVLQVLDLAHNKLTGVIPASLGRLRNLGVFDASHNKLQGSIPESFSNLSFLVQIDLSGNNLSGPIPSRGQLSTLPASQYANNPGLCGVPLPPCQEANNLPTATPSDYGSEGRRSSAAAWANSIVLGVLVSVASICVLIVWAIAMRARRKEAEEARMLNSLQATHAATTWKIGKEKEPLSINVATFQRQLRKLTFSQLIEATNGFSAASLIGCGGFGEVFKATLKDGSNVAIKKLIHLSYQGDREFMAEMETLGKIKHKNLVPLLGYCKIGEERLLVYEYMRFGSLEDMLHGKRAREMMLSWEERKKIARGAAKGLCFLHHNCIPHIIHRDMKSSNVLLDSEMEARVSDFGMARLISALDTHLSVSTLAGTPGYVPPEYYQSFRCTAKGDVYSFGVVLLEILTGRRPTDKEDFGDTNLVGWVKMKIREGKGREVIDGELLLASKGDEEKEMMRFLEITLQCVEDFPSKRPNMLNVVAMLRALKTAAVDGSIA from the coding sequence ATGACCATGAAGAATCACCTGCAGCTTTTCTTTCCTGCCAGTGTACTGTTGCTTCTATATGTGTTTTTGCCTTCACTGTCATCGTCAACCGTCGATCACAAACAGGACGTTTATTCAAGTACCAAGACCGACGGAGAAGCTCTGCTCCTTTTCAAGAACTCAATCCAGAAGGACCCAAATGGAGTCCTGTCAAGTTGGCAGCTCAATCGAAATCCATGCAGCTGGTATGGAGTCTCCTGCGATATAGGAAGAGCTACTCAACTCAATCTGAGCGGCTGCAATCTCTCAGGGACTCTCTCATTCTACTCTCTCTCATCACTTGACATGCTATCGGTTCTCAATCTCTCTAACAATGTTTTTTATATAAATTCCAGTACTTCTTTGCTTCAACTCCCGCATGCATTGAAACAGCTTGATCTCTCTTCTGCTGGAGTTGTAGGTCTCATACGAGAAGATTTCCTCTCAATTTATCCGAATCTCATGCATTTAAATCTTTCGCACAACAATCTTACTGGTTCTGTGCCAGAGAATCTTTTAGCCAAGTCAGAGAATTTGCAAGTTTTCGATCTCTCTTTTAACAACTTGTCCAGTAGCATTTCTGATCTTAAGTTTGGAAACTCCTGCAAGAGCCTGCTTTACATGGATCTCTCAGTAAACAATATGATAGATATCATTCCATCTTCCTTGTCCAATTGCACCAACCTGAAGACCCTAAATTTATCATTCAATGCACTTGTTGGGGAGATACCACAAGCTTTCGGTGAACTGAGAAGCTTAGAGAAATTAGACCTTTCTTATAACCACCTCActggttcaattccatatgggtTAGCGAATGCTTGTGGATCCCTTCAGCAGCTAAAGCTCTCCAATAACAATATCTCTGGTTTAATACCTGATTCGTTCTACTCATGCTATTCACTCCAATTGCTGGACTTGGCTAATAATAACATCTCGGGTCTTTTCCCAAATGATGTTCTCCGAAACCTCGTTTCCTTGGAAAGCCTTCTGTTGAGCAATAACTTTATTTCTGGACCATTTCCAAGTTCCATCTCTGCATGCAAGCGACTGAAAATTGCAGACTTCAGTTCAAACAAGGTTACCGGAGTCATGCCTCCTGATATCTGCTCCAGTGAATCCTTACTTGAAGAGCTACGAGTTCCTGATAATTTGATCACTGGTCAGCTTCCACCTCAATTGTCAAACTGTTCCCATCTCAGGACAATTGATCTCAGCATCAACTATCTCCAAGGTATAATTCCACCAGAGTTTGGCCTGCTCAAAAACCTTGAGCATTTGATGCTCTGGTTCAATGGCTTGCATGGCCAAATCCCTGCTGAATTAGGCCAATGCTCGCAGCTCAGGAACCTCATCCTCAACAATAACTTCATCGGTGGTGACATCCCAGTCGAACTGTTCAACTGCAGCAAACTTGAATGGATTTCACTCACCAGCAATGGAATCACAGGAAGAATCTTACCAGAGTTTGGCTGGCTCTCCAGGCTGGCAGTCCTCCAGCTTGCTAACAATAGCCTCGGTGGAGAGATCCCAGAAGAGCTTGGGAACTGCAGGAGCTTGGTGTGGTTGGATTTGAACAGCAATCACCTGACAGGTGAGATCCCACCACGCCTTGGCCGACAACTTGGAGCAAAAGCTTTAAGTGGAATTTTATCAGGCAATACCTTGGCTTTCGTCCGAAACGTGGGGAATTCATGCAAAGGAGTGGGAGGATTGCTGGAATTTGCTGGAATCCGGCCGGAGAGGCTACTGCAAGTGCCAACTCTGAAGACTTGCGACTTCACAAGATTGTACTCTGGCGCAGCTCTAAGTGACTGGACTCATTACCAAACACTGGAGTACCTCGATCTTTCATATAATGAGCTTCATGGCAGTATCCCAGAGGAATTCGGGGACATGGTCGTCCTACAAGTGCTGGACTTAGCCCACAACAAGTTGACAGGGGTGATCCCAGCATCCCTTGGCCGCCTTCGAAACCTTGGAGTCTTTGATGCCTCACACAACAAATTGCAGGGTAGCATTCCAGAATCCTTCTCCAATCTCTCCTTCTTGGTACAGATAGACCTATCAGGTAATAACTTGAGTGGACCGATCCCATCGAGGGGGCAGCTCAGTACACTTCCTGCAAGTCAGTATGCGAACAATCCTGGCCTCTGTGGTGTCCCCTTGCCTCCATGCCAGGAGGCAAACAACCTTCCCACTGCAACTCCATCAGACTATGGGAGTGAAGGTAGAAGGAGCTCAGCTGCTGCTTGGGCCAACAGCATTGTGCTGGGCGTTCTCGTCTCAGTTGCCTCCATATGTGTTCTTATAGTGTGGGCAATTGCAATGCGAGCAAGGCGAAAGGAAGCGGAGGAAGCCAGGATGCTAAATAGCCTCCAGGCTACACATGCAGCAACAACTTGGAAAATTGGAAAGGAGAAGGAGCCTCTGAGCATCAATGTCGCCACCTTTCAGAGGCAACTCCGTAAGCTGACATTCTCACAGCTCATTGAGGCCACCAATGGCTTCTCTGCAGCAAGCCTCATTGGTTGCGGAGGCTTCGGAGAAGTGTTCAAGGCCACGTTGAAGGATGGCTCGAACGTCGCAATTAAGAAGCTGATACACTTAAGCTATCAGGGCGATCGAGAATTCATGGCAGAGATGGAAACCTTGGGCAAAATCAAGCATAAGAACCTCGTGCCTCTCTTGGGTTATTGCAAGATAGGCGAGGAGAGGCTTCTTGTTTATGAGTACATGAGGTTCGGGAGCCTCGAAGACATGCTGCATGGTAAAAGGGCCCGGGAAATGATGCTTAGctgggaggagaggaagaagattgCAAGGGGTGCAGCAAAGGGCTTGTGCTTCCTCCACCACAACTGCATTCCTCACATCATACACCGTGACATGAAATCAAGCAACGTGTTGTTGGACAGTGAGATGGAGGCAAGGGTGTCAGACTTTGGGATGGCAAGGCTTATAAGTGCATTGGACACTCATCTTAGTGTAAGCACCCTTGCCGGCACTCCTGGCTACGTGCCACCGGAGTACTATCAGAGCTTCCGGTGCACCGCAAAAGGCGACGTGTACTCATTCGGGGTGGTGCTGCTTGAGATACTCACAGGGAGAAGGCCGACCGATAAAGAGGACTTTGGTGACACCAACTTGGTAGGTTGGGTGAAGATGAAGATAAGGGAAGGGAAAGGGAGGGAGGTGATTGATGGAGAGCTGCTGCTTGCGAGCAAAGGTGACGAGGAGAAGGAGATGATGAGGTTTTTGGAGATCACACTGCAGTGTGTGGAAGACTTCCCGTCGAAGAGGCCCAACATGCTGAACGTGGTGGCCATGTTGAGGGCGCTCAAGACTGCTGCTGTGGATGGAAGTATTGCTTGA